In Candidatus Zixiibacteriota bacterium, the genomic window AAGCGTCGAGTTTGGCGAATACAGCCATCAAGCGGTTGCCCGTGAATTCCTCGAGGAGATTAACGCTGAAATCACCGACATAAAACTATTGGATACCTTAGAGAACATATTCAACTACCGCGGCGAACAACTGCATGAGATAATATTTGTCTATGAGGGCAAGCTTGCTGATAATTCGATATATGAAAAGGAATCATTTACAGGTTATGAAGACGATGGCTCATCGTTTAAAACGCTCTGGATGCCTTTGGATTATTTTGTAAATAAAAAAGCGCCATTATATCCGACTGGCTTACTGGAGCTATTGCTGAAAACAGTTTAGTAAGGCAGGGCCGGAGTTTTCCCGCCAACAGCGGGCAGGCTTGATTCCTGCCTATGTTATTTATGTGGCTGGTGTACGTCCTCGCGCAGTATGTGGCTGGTGTACGTCCTCGTGCGCCGGCATTGTTGACAAAGTCCGCCCCATTTAATAGTCGGGGCTTTCCAGCCTTGATTATTTACATGGCGTTGAAATAAATTGCAATACTATTTTTTGTCAACAACCTGGCAGATTTGGAAAGACTTGCCTATTAATCTTTATGTGTGATATAGAATCTTGAAAGAAGCTCCTTGAAATTAAAGTATTGCTATTTTTTACCGAATTTTTTACAATAATATAATGAGTTCTGAATAATAAGTAAAAACATAAAGTATCAAACAAAGTGAGGTTGTTATGAAAATCAAAAAGTGGCTGGTACTGCTTGCGGGCGTTCTTTTAGTGCTTAATTTTGCCTGCAGCAGCGATGATGATGAAACGCTGGATCCAAGGTATCCAACCGAGAGAAACTCGGTTAGCGGTGTAACGGATAGTCTTGGCGAAGTCCAATTGAATTTGACTACGCATGT contains:
- a CDS encoding NUDIX hydrolase produces the protein MSKRIRPVAICVIRYNNKILVFEGEDPVKGETFYRPLGGSVEFGEYSHQAVAREFLEEINAEITDIKLLDTLENIFNYRGEQLHEIIFVYEGKLADNSIYEKESFTGYEDDGSSFKTLWMPLDYFVNKKAPLYPTGLLELLLKTV